The sequence ACCCAGCGATGCTCTAGCCACTGCGTGAGTCGTTTCAAACCGCTTATCCCCTCGGTCAACTGCTAATAAATTGAGCGCCAGGTAATCCTAAATCTTGCGTAATCGCCCCCGATTGAGTAGAGCAAATGCGATAAAGCCTCTAGCTTAGCTACGCCACGCCCCTATGGTTTTGCCTTTTAGAAAACGGGGTTATGTGATTCGGAGTTGGTATAACTTGGCTTGCAGGTCTCTGGCACCATGCCTCAGCATACCCAACCGCTGTGTTAGCCCAGCGGTTTAAAAACCAAAACGCCTACATCCTGATGCTCTGCGCGTGAAAGCAGGCGAGATGTAGACGCTTTGGGTCGAGCCTAAACTCAGATGGCCTAACGCTTGGCTAACTTTTTAGTCATCTTGCGCAGACGAATCGACTCGGGAGTGATCTCTACGAGCTCGTCAGGGCCAATGTACTCTAGGGCCCGTTCTAGGCTCATATCGACAGGGCTTTGTAGCTGCACCAGTTCGTCGCCGCTAGCAGCCCGGTGGTTGGTCAACTGCTTAGTTTTGCAGATATTCAGTTCGAGATCCTGGTTGCGGTTATGCTCACCCACAATCATGCCCCTATACACCTTAGTGCCGGGGGTAATGAAGAACACGCCGCGATCCTCAGCGTTCTTGAGGGCGTAGAAGGTGGCCACCCCTTCTTCAAAGGCAATTAGCACCCCGTTTCGACGAGCCTCAATGTCACCACCGAGGGGGCGGTAGTCTAAGAAGCTGTGGTTCATGATGCCTTCGCCTCGGGTCAGACGCATGAACTCGCCGCGAAAGCCAACTAAGCCCCGAGCCGGAATCACAAACTCAAGCGTGGCACGACCGTCTCCCATAATCCGCATGTCTTGCAGTTCGCCTCGGCGCTGGCCGATACGCTCCATGGATCCACCCACGCCATCTTCGGGTACATCGAGCACCAGCAGCTCGTAGGGTTCGCAGGGCTGACCGCTGACTTCGCGGTAGATCACCTGGGGCTGGGAGACCTGAAACTCGTAGCCTTCCCGGCGCATGGTTTCGATCAAAATGCCCAGGTGCAGTTCGCCCCGGCCCGAGACCGAGAAGCGATCGGGAGAATCGGTGGGTTCGACCCGCAGCGCCACGTTGGTCTCTAGCTCACGCATCAGGCGATCGCGCAGCTGCCGCGAGGTGACAAAGTTGCCTTCTTGCCCCGCAAAGGGCGAGTCGTTGACCACGAAGGTCATCTGGAGGGTGGGCTCGTCCACCTTAATCAGCGGCAGCGCTTGAGGGTTGGTGGGGCAGGTGATGGTTTCACCGATGTTGGCATCGGCAAAGCCGGCTACCGCCACAATGTTGCCCGCCGAGGCCTGCTCGATCTCAATCCGGCTCAGACCTTCAAAGCCCAGCAGTTTGGAGATTTTTGATTTCACCAGGCTGCCGTCTTCTTTCACCAGGGCGGCCTGCTGCCCTGCATTGATGGTGCCGTTGTGGATTTTGCCGATTACAATCCGGCCCAGGTACTCGGAATAATCGAGGGTGGTGACCTGAATTTGCAGGGGCTTTTCGGGATCGCCGACGGGAGGAGCCACGTGGTCGAGAATAGCCTCGAACATGGGCTTCATGTCTACACCCTCGTCTTCGAGCTTGGTTTTGGCATAGCCCGCCAGCCCCGAGGCAAACAGGTAGGGGAATTCGCACTGATCGTCGTCGGCACCCAGCTCAATAAAGAGATCGAGCACCTTGTCGACCGCGCCATGGGGCTCTGCCTGGGGGCGGTCAATCTTGTTGACCACCACAATGGGACGCAACCCCTTCTCCAAAGCCTTTTTCAGCACAAACCGAGTCTGGGGCATCGGGCCTTCGTTGGCATCGACGATCAGAATGCAACCGTCAACCATACCCAATACTCGCTCGACCTCACCACCAAAGTCAGCGTGTCCAGGCGTGTCAATGATGTTGATCAGGGTCTCGCCGTAGCGGACGGCGGTATTCTTCGACAGAATGGTGATGCCCCGCTCCCGCTCTAGGTCGTTCGAGTCCATCACGCAGTCAGGTACGGCTTCCCCTTCGCGAAAAATGCCGGACTGCCTTAGCAGGGCATCCACCAGTGTGGTTTTGCCGTGGTCAACGTGGGCAATAATTGCAACGTTGCGAATGGGAAGCGTCATACTCTGTAAAACCTGGGCGACAACAAGCGGGCAACGAAACTACCCCCGAGCGCCAAACGTTAGGAAGCTCAAGACAAGTTCCGAATATGCAAAAAGACTTAACAATTGTAGCTTACCAAACAGACCCCTGACGAAAGCGTCTCGAGTAATTCAGCTGTGCTGATCCTAAAAACGCCGAAAAGAGGGACGCTATTAGCGTCCCTCTTTTCAAAGAGGCTTGAGGGGCCGAGCTGAGCTAGACCCTCAAGGCCGTGATGGAAGTCTAGGCTAGAAGGTCATGCCAGCGGCCTGAACTTTCTCGACCTGTTTCTTCTTCAGCACCAGCATAATCTGGGTCAGCATGACGGCTGCGATGAAGGCCACCAGACCCTTAATGCGGTTAGGGCTTTGCAGCACAATCTCTGTATCCATCTGACCAAAGCCACCCACATTGGGATTAGCAGTCAATGGCTTACCAGCTTCGACCACATCGCCTGCGGCAACTAGCAACTCAGGGCCAGCGGGAATGGTTTCGGTGATAGTGCCACCCGCATCAGACTGAATCGTAACCACATAGCCACCCGCTGCTTGGGGCTCAACATCGGTCACGGTGCCGCTAGCAGTGGCGTTGTAAGCGGTATTGTTGCTAGCCTGACCCGTGGGGTATACCTGACCACGACCGCGGTTGCCACCGACGTGAATTTGGTACTTTCCAAAGGAAACCGAGCGATCTTGGCTGGGGTCTGGAGCCAGCACGGGGAAGATGATTTCCTGATATTGTTCGCCGGGTAGGGGACCTACCAGCACAATGTTTTCTTGAGTATCGCTGTAGGGCAAGAAGTAGGTGCTGCCCACTTCTTCTCTGAGCTCCTCAGACATCCGCTCCGGGGGGGCAATCTTGAAGCCTTCGGGCAATACCACCACAGCGCCGACGTTTAGCCCGCCTTTGCTGCCGTCGCCCAGCACCTGCTGGGTGTTGAGATCGTAGGGGATTTCAACTTTGAGCTTAAAGACTGAATCGGGTAAGACGGCTTGGGGCACTTCCACCTTGGTGGGCTTAGCCGCCAGGTGACAGTTGGCACAGACAATCCGACCGGTGGCTTCGCGAGGGGTTTCGTAGTTTTCTTGGGCCCAGAAAGGGTAAGCCTCAGCGCTCTGGGGAACCGCCAACCAGCCTGCAAACACCGTCAGAATGGCGGCACAGGTGATGGCAAGAGGGCGCAGGCCATTGATTAAGGAGATGAATCTATTCATGCGTTCAAGGGTTGTGTCAACTGGGGTGTTTGTCGCAGTTTGCCGTAGCCTAGGCCCACCAGGGAGATTCGCCGGTGCGGAAGTCGGTTTCAGTCCAATCGGTTAGAGAAACTTTGTCGTCTTCTGTGACATCGGCGTGGGCTAAGGCTAGAGATAACGGTGCTGGCCCACGCACGACTTTACCGGTGGCATCGTACTGAGACCCGTGGCAAGGACACATGAATTTGTTTTCACTGGCGTTCCAGGGCACCACACAGCCCAAGTGGGTGCAGATGGAGTTGATGCCGTAGCTTTCTAGGGAACCACTTTCTTGCACTACCAGGTAGGTCGGGTCGCCTTTGAGGCCTTGTACCAACACGCGATCGCCGGGGTTGTGGGTTTCCACAAACTGGCTCGCAATCACATCGTTGCCCAGTTCGTTTTTGGCGGTTACCCCGCCCCCACCGGTGCCGCTAGACGGCGGGACGAAGTACTTAATAACGGGATATAACATGCCCCCGACGGCTCCAGAGGCAGCCCCCAGCAGCAGCAGGTTCATAAATTGGCGGCGTCCCAAATCAGGGACATCGGAGGTTCCAGAAGCTTGAGTCATAATCCAGACTGGTATACCTGTTTCAAACGAATAACAGCTATCAACGGCGGTGGCTGAAACCTAGACCCATAGGGGAACATACTGTCCTTACCCTGGGCCAGGTAAACCCTTGACGGGGCACCAATTGGAGCAGTCCTGATGTCGCTGACCACGCCTTTAGCTTTACCAATCGTATTATTGCACCTTGCTGTTCGCCGAAAATCATGACTAAAGGTTAACTGGCTTAAGCGATCGCAGATTCTGGCTTTCAGAGGGGTGCAAAACGCTATAAAACAAGGATTTCGGCGTTTAGGAAGGGATGAGAGGCTGTTTGAAGAATTATTAAGCCTCAGAACCTAACTTTATGGATGGTTTAGTCGGTTTATAAGGGAGTGCATCTTGGGCTTAGTGCGGGTGAGTCGACAGGGCGTATTGTAAAGAAATGTATGGGTGGCGGCGATGGTGATGGCAAAGGTGGCGGCATGACAGGGGCAGATTTGCAGGGGCTTCTCATTGAGAAATGGGGCTACTCCTTTGATATTCAGTTCCGACGTACCCAGGGCAAAATATTTCTCCAGGTCATGTGGCGCTATCTAGAGCAGGCATCGTTTCCCCTCAGTGAAGACGAGTATTTGACCCATCTTGACCGGGTAGCGCTCTATCTCAACGAGTGGGGGCAAGTTGACTATGTGCAACGGTGGATCGCTGAAACCCGCGATCGCCCCCGTCTGGGCAAAGCCGTCAGTGTTCCCCTCTCTTTGGGAGAGCGAGCGCTTGAATGGCTAGCCGACGAGTTTTAGGTTAGTTAACCTGTGAGTAGATATGTGAGTAGATAAATGGGGGCAACACTAAAGCCCAGCGCAGCCTAAGGCTGACCTAGCCAAAAAGCGGCCACGATGCCGCAGCTCAAACACTCGCCCTTGGTTGGGGTTAAGGGCTTGTTAGGCGCAGCCCTGTTAATAACGAGTATGTTTTTTAGCCCGGTGCTGGGTTATAAGGGTAAATACTCAAAAGCTTTTGAGGGGAGAGTGTTACGATTTTCTAGGTGAAACTGCTCCAAAGGAAGAGGGCTAAGCTGTGATTCGTTCTGCCACCGCACCGCTTCAAACGTCGTTGCTGCCCAGTTTTGGGGATAACAGTCGCCTGAAGCTTTTTTCTGGCTCAGCCAATGTTGATTTGGCTAGAGAAGTGGCCCGTTATCTAGGGCTTGATCTTGGCCCCATGGTGCGCAAACGCTTCGCCGATGGTGAAGTTTATATCCAAATTCAAGAGTCGATTCGAGGCTGTGATGTTTACCTGATTCAGCCCACCTGCTATCCGGTGAACGATCACCTGATGGAACTGCTGATTATGATCGATGCCTGTCGACGAGCCTCGGCACGGCAGATTACGGCGGTAATTCCCTACTATGGCTATGCCCGCGCCGATCGCAAAACCGCTGGTCGAGAGTCAATCACCGCTAAACTCGTGGCCAACCTGATGACTAAGGCCGGGGCCAGTCGGGTGCTGGCCATTGATCTACACTCTGCTCAAATTCAAGGATATTTTGATATTCCCTGCGACCATGTCTACGGCACGCCGGTGCTAATCGACTACATCGCCAGCAAAAAGCTAGAAGACCTGGTGGTGGTCTCCCCTGACGTGGGCGGTGTGGCCCGCGCCCGTGCCTTTGCCAAAAAATTAAACGATGCCCCTTTGGCCATCATTGACAAGCGTCGTCAAGCCCACAACGTTGCTGAGGTGATGAACGTGGTGGGGGATGTGCGGGGCAAAACCGCCGTGCTGGTCGATGACATGATCGATACCGCTGGCACGATTTGCGAAGGGGCTCGCTTGCTGAAGCAAGAGGGGGCTAGGCAGGTCTATGCCTGTGCCACTCACCCCGTCTTCTCACCGCCCGCTGTAGAGCGCCTATCGGCAGGGCTGTTTGAGGAAGTGATTGTCACCAACACGATTCCGATGACGGCGGCTCGCCAGTTTAAGCAGCTGACGGTGCTGTCAATGGCTAACCTCTTAGGCGAAGCCATCTGGCGGATTCACGAAGAAAGCTCCGTCAGCAGCATGTTCCGTTAATCCGTTAAATAGTCCTACCTCATTAAAGCCAGTGGGTCACGGCAGTGCTGTCATGGCCCACTGGGTTCAGGCATTAGTTAGGCGTCTTCATCGACAAATTCGGGCTGACCGCTGCCTGGAATGGGCCAGTCAGAATTTTCGCCTCCAATGTAGCAGGTCTCAACGACGACATATTCACGGCTGAACTGCTCTAAGGCATTGATCAGCACGTCAATCGCCAGGGCATCGCTAGTGCCTAGATCAATCCAACAACGCGCCCACAGCCCGTCGTATTCCACTTCGCCAATGTTGTGCATGACCGACAGCATGCTGTTGCTGAGCTGGTTTTGGTCGTAGGGTAGATAGCTAATATCGAGCCCCGTATCTTGCACCTGGAGGTTTTCGGCGTTAAACCCGCCTAGTTTGCCCAAGAAAAACCATGACGAAAAGACTTCGTCAACGTACTGCTGTTCCATGACGGAGGGCACGGTTTCAAACTTGAGCCAGATCCAAAGGTTAAAGAAGTCGCACTCGCGAAATTCGACCTGCATAGCAAAGCCCTATACTGCATTACTCAGCATAGGGCTTAACCAGCAGAACCGTTCGGAGACTAACGCGCGTTGAGTTGCGATCTCTCAGAGCAGGCCTCGGGCACTACGCCCTCTGCGAGGCAGGCCTCGTAGGCAATTTGTCTGGCCGTGGATGTCGGCAGTTGATCGGCGTAGGTCAGGGCCGATCGGTAAAAGGGCAAGCTGGCCTCATACTGCTGTTGAAGGAATAGAATCTGAGCCTTCAAGTAGAGCAAATCGGGGTTGTTGGGAGCTGCGGTCAGCGCCTTATCCACCTCCGTTAGTGCCTCGGGGTAGCGGCCTAGGTCGCGCATGCCAATGGCAACCCCCCGGTGCGATAGGTAGGCTGGGCGGCCATTTTGCAGTCGGGCAATCGCTTGATCAGGATTGGCAAAGGGTAAGTTGACTGCCAGCAGCAAATCCATAAAGCCTTTGAGCAAGCTGAGCTCGGGATCATTGCGATCGATGCGCTCTGCCGCCTCCAGTTCACTAAAGACCCGCTGCAAAAGGCGCAGGGCCGTGGGAGTGCCCCGAGCAATGCCCTGGGTTTGCAGAACGTGGGCTCCTTCCATAAAAATCCCCACTGCCGTATAGAGGTGGCCTCGCAGGGGGTCGGTAGCCTTGAGTGCAGCGGCGGTTTGTTGGGTCAGGCGGGCCTGTTGGGCCAGCTTGTCTAAGTCTTTATTGAGATAGCCTAGAGCGGCGGCGATGGCATAGTTCATGGGCTCATCGGGTTCATCGGCCATGGCCTGGCCAACCAGAGTCTGAGCTGCCGTGTAATTTCCCTCATAAAACAGTGCATTAAACACCGCTTCAGTGCTGTCGCCAATAGAGTGGGGATTGTTGGGCCGAAACGGATCCCCCGCTTGGGCTGCCATGGGTGCTAGTCCGAGGAACGCTGTGGTGAGAGTGCCTGCCAATACTGCTTTGCAGCGTGAACCCAGGCGAGTCGGGATGAGCCGAGCATTTAAAACCATAGTGAATTATCCGTTACGACCTGAAGCATTGAACCGAAACCGTACGACATGGAGGGAAAGATGCCTGCTCGATCAACTATCGTGGTCCTTGATGGCTCAATTGTGGCGAATTCCAGTGGAGTTTGTGGCAGTAATGTTACAGAAGCTACACTGGCCTAGCTCCTACCTAAATTGCTATTCGGTCTACCAAGACCAATCCTGTAGGGCAAACTGGAAATAGGCTGGCTTGAATGGTGCCTGCTCAATCCAAATTTATCGCCCATTGTTTTACTGCTGGGGTGGCATGCTCTATCTTCGTGAACTCACTTACCATCCACCGGCCAGTCAAACGGCTATTTTGAAAAACATTTCTCTGGAGCTGCCACCCCAGCACCTGGGGTTGATCTACGGCCCCAGTGGCTCGGGCAAGAGCACTCTGCTGGAGCTGATGGCGGGGTTTGCCCAACCCACCCAGGGTGCTATTCAGTGGCGAGAGCAAGACTTAGACCCAGAGGCACTGCGGCAGTTGGCCGGGCTGGTCTTTCAATTCCCAGAACGCCACTTTTGTGGTCACAGTTTGCTAGAAGAATTGCGTCTAGGGCATCCAGAACTGGCTCGCAACCAAATTGAGCAAGCCCTAAAGGCGGTTGGGCTGGACCATCTGCCACTTAAGGCTGGCCCCCATGCGCTCAGCGGCGGGCAGCAGCGGCGGTTGGCGCTGGCGGTGCAGTTGATTCGCAAGCCCTATCTACTGCTGCTAGATGAGCCTACGGCGGGGCTAGACTGGTCTATGCGTCAGCAGATCATTGGGCTGCTCAAGCAGCTGAAGCAAAACTGGACGCTGCTGGTGGTTTCTCACGATGCAGATGAACTGGCTCATCTGGCCGATCGCTGTTGGCAGCTCGACCACGGCAGGCTTAGAGCGGTGCCTCAAACTACACTGTCATCCACAGCAGGATAGGGTGGATAGGGCCTCAACGGCAGGATAGGGAACACATGAATCAATTGCCGACGTCCAGCGATCGCTGGCAAAGCACTTTGCACTGGCAGCCGACGGATGACCAGCAAGAGCGCTTTCAGACTCTTTACGACGCTATTCTGCTGGCTAACCAGCAGGTTAACTTAACGCGCATTACCTCCCCCGCTGATTTTTGGGAAAAGCACTTGTGGGATTCGCTCCAGGGGGTAGCGCCGTGGTTGAGGGAGGCTGGAGCCAGCGCTCCGGGGCTCCGAGTGGTGGATATTGGTACCGGGGGTGGGTTTCCTGGCCTGCCGGTGGCGCTGGTGTTTCCCCATTGGGCGATCGCTCTGCTCGATGCTACCCGTAAAAAACTTGCCGCGCTAGAAACCGTCTGTGAACGCGTGGGGATCGATAACGTTAGCTTTTTGCCCCAGCGGGCTGAGCAGGTTGCCCACCAACCTCTCCACCGAGAGGCCTACGACTTGGCTCTGCTGCGGGCCGTTGGCCCAGTCAACACCTGCGCTGAGTACGCCCTGCCATTGCTCAAATTAGGGGGGCAAGCCGTGCTCTACCGAGGCCAGTGGACGGCGGCAGAAGAAGCTGGGTTAACCGCCATTCTCCAGCGGTTGGGGGGGCAGCTGAGCGAAGTGCGATCGCAGGTCACGCCTCTAACCCAGGGCGTGCGCCACAACGTCGTGCTCACCAAGGCAGAGCGCACGCCTGACCAGTTTCCGCGTCTGCCGGGGATTCCGGCGAAGACGCCGCTGGTTTAAGGGTGGATGAGTGGGAGGGTAGGAGGGTGGATGAGTGGGAGGGGATGGGGGAGGTTAGGAGGTAAAGAGGTTAGGAGGTAAAGAGGTCAAGAGGTCAGGAGGTAGAGAGGTTACTTGGTTGACGTTGTGGATCGGATTCTTCTGAGGCTGTAGGGGTAAGAGGCAAATCATTCCGATAGCAGGCAACGCCACGTTTGTTTCCCACCTGATTTTTGGCTCATCCACTTCCTCTTCTACCCATCCACCCATCCACCCATCCACTCTCCACCCTTAAGTCCCGTCACCGTCTCCGCGCCTGAAGCTTGCGGTAAACGTCCTTAATATCGACCCCGTGGTGGGCCAGGGCGACGAGGGTGTGATAGATCAAGTCGGCGGCTTCTCCGGCTATGCCATCAGCGTCATCGTCTTTGCAGGCCATCACTACTTCAGCGGCTTCTTCGCCAATTTTTTTGAGAATTTTGTTGTCGCCCCCCGCCAGCAATTTGCAGGTGTAGGAGGCGGGGTTGGGGTGGTCGCGGCGATCGCAAATTACCCCAAACACTTGCGAGAGCGTGTCAGCTGGGGGCGCAACTTTGTGGTCGTCGATCTGGTGAAAGCAACTGCGCTCGCCAGTGTGGCAGGCGATGTCACCCAACTGTTCTACGGTGACTAGCAGGGCATCGCTGTCGCAGTCGTAGCGGATCGACTGCACCTTTTGCACATGGCCCGAGGTGGCCCCCTTGTGCCAAAACTCTTGGCGCGATCGGCTCCAGAACCAGGTTTCGCCGGTGTTTAAGGTCTTTTGCAGCGACTCGGCATTCATCCAGGCCATCATCAGCACGGTGCCGTCGAGGTAGTCTTGCACGATGGCAGGCACCAGCCCCTGGTCGTTGTAGCGAATGCGATCGATGGGCACAGCGGTGGCAAAGGGCGAAGACGGAGAAGTGACCATGGCAGGGCGATAAAACATCCTTACCCACTCTAGTATTTCTTGGTCTGCGCCCAGACCCGATGCGCCAGAAATGGAAAGCCGACTTGCCTGGCCCTACCCACCGCTCTCATAAACGCCTAACCCGATACAAAACGCGGATTGAGCGAATTCGTCCTAACTTTTCTGCCAACAAAAGTTAACATAGTAGTTAACAAACCTTCAGCTAAGTCTAGTCTGGCTATCTGCCCTGCTCAAGGGCGCTTTGCCTGCGGGCTTGGCTCATTCGACCTTACTCTTTACAGACGCAGGAGAGTTTCATGACTGGATTTATTCGCGGGTTGTTTGGCGGCAAAGCTAAGAACCCCGGAGAAGCAGACCGCCCGGTGCGGCAGCAACCCGCTGCTCAGCAACCCACCATTAAGCAAGTTGGCGGAGCTTACTTTTTGAGCGAAGACGACGCCAAGAGCTACGGCAACATCGAGTACATGCGATCGTCTAAAACCGTGCGGCGCACGTATGCCAAAAAGCGGGGTGAAACCGGGGAGAAAGAAAGCATTCGGCAAATTTCTGCGATGGAAGCTAAGCGCCTGCAAGACCAGGGCTTGTCTGTGGAAAAAATTTCCCAGGCCGACGTTTCTGTGCAACCCGCCTTCAAGAAGGATGCGAACTCCGATCGCCGCAAGGTTGATACCAATCTCGATATGTTTCGCAAAATGGCAAAAGACATCAAGAAGTAGTCACTCGCTACTGGGGCTAATGCCCTGCCAATGAATAACGGGGACGTAGCTGAGCTGCGTCCTTTTTTTGTGAAAATCTGACGTATGGATTTTTCTCTCAAGGATGAATTAGCGACATAGCGCAGAAGTCGACAACCTGGCCCCATTTTTCGTTACCTTTGGTAAAGATTCGTTTACTCCCCGCCTTTGGAGCCGCCCATGCTGCGTTTAGAACACATCAGCAAGATTTACCCCACTGGGGAGGTGCTCAAGGACGTGAACTGGGAGGTGAAACCGGGCGATCGCATTGGTTTAGTCGGCGTCAACGGCGCGGGTAAGTCGACCCAGCTCAAGATCATCACTGGCAAAATTGAGCCCACCACCGGCACGATCATTCGCCCTGCTGACCTCAAGATCGCCTACCTGTCGCAAGAGTTTGAGGTTGACCCCAGCCACACTGTGCGTGACGAATTTTGGACCGTATTTAAAGAGGCCAACGAGGTGCAGTCAAAGCTGCATCACATTCCCACGCTGATGGAGAGTGCCAACCCCGACGAACTCGACAAGCTGATTCACGAGTTGGATAAGCTACAGCGGCGCTTTGATGCCCTGGGTGGCTACGGCTTAGAGTCACAGATTGAGAAGATTTTGCCTGAGATGGGGTTTGAGGCGGCTGACGGCGATCGCTACGTCAGCGAGTTTAGCGGCGGCTGGCAGATGCGTATGGGCCTAGGCAAAATTTTGCTACAAGCCCCCGACGTGTTGCTGCTCGACGAGCCCACCAACCACCTTGACCTCGACACCATTGAGTGGCTTGAGGGCTACCTCAAAAAGCTCACTACCCCGATGGTGATCGTTTCTCACGACCGGGAGTTTCTCGATCGCCTCTGTACCCAGATCGTTGAGACCGAGCGCGGCGTCTCTACCACCTACCTGGGCAACTACACGGCCTATTTGACCCAAAAGGAAGAGAATCTAGCCGCCCAGCTCAGTACCTACGAGCGCCAGCAAAAAGAAATTGCTAAACAGCAGGCCTTTGTCGATCGCTTTCGGGCCAGCGCTACCCGCAGCACCCAAGCTAAAAGCCGCGAAAAGCAGCTCGACAAGGTAGAGCGGATTGAGGCCCCCACCGGCAGCGTCCGCACCCTGCACTTCCGCTTTCCCCCTGCTCCCCGCAGTGGCCGCGAGGTAGTCACTATTGCCGATCTGACCCACAACTACGACGAGAAGATTTTGTTTCTGGGGGCCAATCTGCTGATCGAACGGGGCGATCGCATTGCGTTTCTGGGCCACAACGGCTCGGGCAAATCGACCCTGCTGCGGATGATCGCCGGTCTCGA is a genomic window of Nodosilinea sp. E11 containing:
- a CDS encoding ABC-F family ATP-binding cassette domain-containing protein — encoded protein: MLRLEHISKIYPTGEVLKDVNWEVKPGDRIGLVGVNGAGKSTQLKIITGKIEPTTGTIIRPADLKIAYLSQEFEVDPSHTVRDEFWTVFKEANEVQSKLHHIPTLMESANPDELDKLIHELDKLQRRFDALGGYGLESQIEKILPEMGFEAADGDRYVSEFSGGWQMRMGLGKILLQAPDVLLLDEPTNHLDLDTIEWLEGYLKKLTTPMVIVSHDREFLDRLCTQIVETERGVSTTYLGNYTAYLTQKEENLAAQLSTYERQQKEIAKQQAFVDRFRASATRSTQAKSREKQLDKVERIEAPTGSVRTLHFRFPPAPRSGREVVTIADLTHNYDEKILFLGANLLIERGDRIAFLGHNGSGKSTLLRMIAGLETPTDGQVEVGNHNVIPSYFEQNQAEALDLEKTVIATIHDEVPDWTNEEVRTLLGRFLFTGDMAFKQVKALSGGEKARLALAKMLLSPANLMMLDEPTNHLDIPAKEMLEEALQHYDGTVLLVSHDRYFISRVATKIVEIRDGELRLYRGDYHYYLDKVAEEAEAAKQATLDAERKAKAAAKRQQQQAKRKANATK